The segment ACATGTGAGCGATCCCTTGAAAAATTCTGCAGCTAAAAGAATTAATATGTTTTTACGGTGGATGGTACGTAACGACAGTATGGGAGTAGATTTTGGTATTTGGAAAAGCCTTTCCCCTTCTCAACTTTCTTGTCCTTTAGATGTTCATAGTGGTAGAGTTGCCCGAAGCCTTTCTTTGTTAAAACGAAAACAGAATGATGCAAAAGCATTGAAGGAACTAGACATAGCACTTCGTAAATTAGACCCCGAAGACCCTGTTAAATATGATTTTTCTTTATTTGGTTTAGGCGTTTTTGAAGCATTTTAAATTAAAGCATTCTTTCAATATTCCCATAGGAAACTTAACAAAAATTTAGTAGTTTTACATAATAATACAATCTAACAAATAAACTGGGTTTTACCCATAGGAGGAAATAAATTTGATAACACCAGCCATTCCAGCTAACGAGCAGGAACGACTAGCCGCATTGAGGTCTTACCAGATGCTGGATACGCTTCCGGAAAAAGATTTTGACACAATTACTACCTTAACGGCGAGTATTTGCGATGTACCTATATCTTTTATTACTTTAATGGATGCAGATCGTAATTACTTAAAATCTCAACATGGGATTGATTTGCAGGAGTCCCCTCGAGATACTTCATTTTGCGGACATGCCATTGTAGATAATGCCGAAGTTTTTTTAGTAAAAGATGCCCTTAAGGATATACGTTTTAAGGACAACCCTGTTGTAACTGAGCAAAATATTCGTTTTTATGCAGGAGTTACTCTTTACAATCCAGATGGATATGCCTTGGGAACACTTTGTATATTAGACAATAAGCCAAGAGAACTTACCGACAAACAGATAAATGCATTAAAAGCATTAGCATCCCAAGTCGTTAATTTATTAGAAGAGCGAAAAAAAAATATCGCCTTAAAAAAACTTCAAAAAGAACTTAAAGAAAACAATGAGCAACTAAAAAACTTCGCTGGTATTATATCGCACGATATGAAAATGCCATTGGCCAATATGATTGTTACTTCAGATATTTTAAAAAAGAAATATGGTGAAAGCATGGATGATCAGGGCATTGAGTATCTTGATTATTTAAAACAATCTTCATTTACTTTAAGCGAATATATAACTGGGTTGTTAGAACATTATGAAAGTGATAAAACTTCACAAAAATCGTTTGAAGAGTTTGATACGCTTCATTTGTTTGAAGAAATTGTAGAGTTGTTAAATATTAATGTAGACTGTGAAATAAACTTGCCAGATGAAAACCTCGAAGTTTCTTGTAATCGTGCTGCATTAGAGCAAATTTTAATCAATCTCATTGGGAATTCCTTAAAGTATAACGATAAAGACAAAATTGTTATAAATATAGACTCTGAAAAGAAAAATGGGATGCTCTATATCAAAGTTTCAGATAATGGAATAGGAATACCAAAGGAAAAACTAAAAAATATTTTCGACTTGTTTACTACCTTGGGTAATTTAGACCGAAATGGTAAAAAAGGAAATGGCATTGGACTATCTACTGTTAAAAAATTAATAAATAATCTTGGCGGTGATATATCTGTTACTTCAGAATTAGGAAAAGGCACGACTTTTGACTTCTCTATAGAGTGTAAATAAAAGGTTTTTTATTCTAAATAAAACCCTAAGTACAGTTACCTCGTAGATAAAATAACTTATGGAATTTCCTCAACCTCAAAATAATGAAAAAGAGCGCTTAGAAGCACTTAAAGAATATAAACTGCTTAGTACACCGACGACTCCAGATTTTCATAACATCACAAATCTTGCAGCCAATGTATGTAACATGCCTATCGCATTTGTTTCTTTAATATACAAAACCAACAATCATTTACTCTCTTGTTACGGCATCTCCTTAGATAAAACACCAAGAAATATTTCATTTTGTACCCGAGCCATTCAAAGTTTTGATAGAATTTATATGGTAAACGATATTCACAAAAATGAATTTTTTAAAAACAGCTCTATTGTGAAAGAATACAAAGTTCGGTTTTATGCAGGTGTACCACTTATTAACCCTGAAGGCCATGCACTAGGCACCTTGTGTGTCTATGATCATATTCCTAGGAAACTTACTAATGTACAATGCGATACACTTGTTTCTTTAGCAGAGCAAATAGTGAGCTTATTAGAACTTAGGAAGAAAAATCATTTATTGCAGGATGCTGAGAATGAACTTTTAAAACGGAATAAACAACTTGAAAATTTTGCCCAAGTAGTTTCACACGATTTAAAGTCGCCTTTAGCAAATATAACCTCTTTAACAAGATTATTACGAGAGGAAAATATTGGTAATCTAAGTAAAGACTCCATAATGTACCTTGATTACATTGAAGAATCTTCATATACGTTAAAGGGATATATAGACGGAACGTTGGGATATTACAAAGCGAATAAATTATTAGAGGGACAAAAAACTGATATTCAGCTACAGCCTTTTTTTGAAAAAATAAAAGAAATGCTCATTATTCAACACGCTGTTTTTAAGTATCCAACAGAAGGCATTGTAAAAAACATCAACGAGGCTGCACTTACCCAGATTGTACTTAATTTAGTGGATAATGCCTTAAAGTACAACACTTCCGACACTACAAGAATAAAAATTCAGTATGAAAGTTTAGAAAACTTCCATCAATTTACCATACAAGACAACGGAATAGGAATCGATAAAACCATTCAAGGTGACGTTTTCGAACTTTTTAAAACCACAGGAGCTAAAGATCGAGAGGGAAAACAAGGAACCGGTATTGGTTTGGCAACTGTTAAAAACTTAGTAAATAAAATGGGTGGAAGTATTTCTCTTGAGTCAGATATCGGACAAGGAAGTACCTTTATCTTTACCCTAAAGAAATAGCGATTATTCAGTAAGCATTTTATATATTTGAGCAATTAATTAAAAGAATGCAGTTTCAACACCCAGAACTTCTTTACGCCCTATTTTTACTGCTCATTCCAATATTTATTCATCTTTTTCAACTTCGCCGTTTTAAACAGGTAGATTTTACTAATGTTGCTTTCTTAAAGAAAGTAACCATACAAACACGTAAAAGTTCCCAACTAAAAAAATGGATTACCCTTTTATTGCGACTATTAGCGTTAGCTTTTATCATCATAGCATTTGCACAGCCGTTTACTGCTACTAAAACAGCCTTGAACACTGATAAAGAAACAGTTTTATATCTAGACAATTCCTTTAGCATGCAAGCAAAAGGAACTAACGGCCCTCTATTAAACCGAAGTCTGCAAGAACTGTACAATCTACAAATACCTTCAGAAAAAATAAGTTGGTTTACAAATAACACCACCCATAAAAACGTTTCATTACAAGATTTTACAAATGAAATACTTTCTGTTTCATACTCTCAAGGGCAACTTACCCTTTCAGAAGTATTGCTGAAAGCAAATCAACTTTTTTCAGATTCTGAAGCTTCTGATAAACGATTGATTCTTATTTCAGATTTTCAGCAAAACGAAGCCTTTCCTGAAGTC is part of the Marixanthomonas ophiurae genome and harbors:
- a CDS encoding sensor histidine kinase; this encodes MITPAIPANEQERLAALRSYQMLDTLPEKDFDTITTLTASICDVPISFITLMDADRNYLKSQHGIDLQESPRDTSFCGHAIVDNAEVFLVKDALKDIRFKDNPVVTEQNIRFYAGVTLYNPDGYALGTLCILDNKPRELTDKQINALKALASQVVNLLEERKKNIALKKLQKELKENNEQLKNFAGIISHDMKMPLANMIVTSDILKKKYGESMDDQGIEYLDYLKQSSFTLSEYITGLLEHYESDKTSQKSFEEFDTLHLFEEIVELLNINVDCEINLPDENLEVSCNRAALEQILINLIGNSLKYNDKDKIVINIDSEKKNGMLYIKVSDNGIGIPKEKLKNIFDLFTTLGNLDRNGKKGNGIGLSTVKKLINNLGGDISVTSELGKGTTFDFSIECK
- a CDS encoding GAF domain-containing sensor histidine kinase; protein product: MEFPQPQNNEKERLEALKEYKLLSTPTTPDFHNITNLAANVCNMPIAFVSLIYKTNNHLLSCYGISLDKTPRNISFCTRAIQSFDRIYMVNDIHKNEFFKNSSIVKEYKVRFYAGVPLINPEGHALGTLCVYDHIPRKLTNVQCDTLVSLAEQIVSLLELRKKNHLLQDAENELLKRNKQLENFAQVVSHDLKSPLANITSLTRLLREENIGNLSKDSIMYLDYIEESSYTLKGYIDGTLGYYKANKLLEGQKTDIQLQPFFEKIKEMLIIQHAVFKYPTEGIVKNINEAALTQIVLNLVDNALKYNTSDTTRIKIQYESLENFHQFTIQDNGIGIDKTIQGDVFELFKTTGAKDREGKQGTGIGLATVKNLVNKMGGSISLESDIGQGSTFIFTLKK